Proteins co-encoded in one Brassica oleracea var. oleracea cultivar TO1000 chromosome C4, BOL, whole genome shotgun sequence genomic window:
- the LOC106340160 gene encoding exocyst complex component EXO70A1-like: MAKMAKTVTFSSFSSLSNLSSLPSFNSLPASPLSTQTFSKSMMEEALESAESIIRKWDPNSQSYTKIISLFRHSRKEAKEFIRCVRDLRKAMHFLVSQDSKSDKLVLAQSLMQIGMSTLEKEFFQILSSNRDHLDPDSASGQSTISSNSEFEVYMEHDDDEDDELKKAGESISQVEKASALVMTDLKVIAETMISCGYGKECIKSYKLIRKSIVDEGLHLLGIEKVKTSQFHKMDWGVLEVMIKNWIKAAKIGVTTLFKGEKLLCDHVFSASLTIGQSCFNQIAKEAGLNLFTLPELVSHKEKKQHHHERIFKLMDLYAAISDLWPDIEMIFSFDSLASVKTLVLSTLKKLKDSIQTCLKEFETTIHKDSSKELSPEGGVHKLTRTTMSFISSLSEYSRVLSEILAENPLKKNSRLLESYFTAPILEDEHVNNQVCSVHIAWLILVFLCKLDTKAESYNDVSLSYIFLVNNLQFVIDTVRSSQLKNLIGDDWLTKHEAKLKSYAEKYEKAAWTNVFVSLPAKTSAKLSPEEATTCFKRFHAAFAGAYLKQSSCIIVDARLRDELKVSIARKLVPEYREFYEKYLPMLRQDRNIEMLVCFKPDNLENYLSDLFHGTPMLSGSSHSAASASASLSSPSCFSIRCVKH, translated from the coding sequence ATGGCGAAAATGGCTAAAACTGTTACATTCTCTTCCTTTTCTTCTTTATCAAACCTTTCATCTCTTCCTTCTTTCAATTCTCTTCCTGCTTCTCCACTCAGTACCCAAACCTTTTCTAAGTCCATGATGGAGGAAGCCTTAGAGTCCGCAGAGTCAATCATCAGGAAATGGGATCCTAACTCACAGTCATACACCAAGATCATCTCTCTGTTCAGACACAGCAGAAAAGAAGCCAAAGAATTCATCAGATGCGTCCGTGACTTACGCAAGGCCATGCACTTTCTTGTCTCTCAAGACTCCAAATCTGACAAGCTTGTCCTTGCGCAGAGCCTGATGCAGATCGGCATGTCCACGCTGGAGAAAGAGTTCTTTCAGATACTGTCTTCTAACCGAGACCATCTTGATCCTGACTCAGCCTCTGGTCAGTCCACAATATCTAGCAATTCAGAGTTCGAAGTTTATATGGAACATGATGATGATGAAGATGATGAGCTTAAGAAGGCGGGTGAATCCATCTCTCAGGTGGAGAAAGCCTCAGCTCTGGTAATGACAGACTTAAAGGTCATAGCAGAGACTATGATCAGCTGTGGTTATGGTAAAGAGTGCATAAAAAGCTACAAGTTGATTAGAAAGTCTATTGTTGATGAAGGGCTACACTTGCTTGGGATTGAGAAGGTCAAGACCTCCCAGTTCCATAAAATGGACTGGGGAGTCCTCGAGGTTATGATCAAGAACTGGATCAAAGCTGCCAAGATTGGAGTCACAACACTCTTCAAAGGAGAAAAGCTTCTCTGCGATCATGTCTTCTCTGCATCCCTCACGATAGGACAGTCTTGCTTTAACCAGATAGCAAAGGAAGCAGGTCTCAATCTTTTCACGTTGCCTGAACTCGTATCCCACAAGGAGAAGAAACAGCACCACCATGAGAGGATCTTCAAGCTGATGGATCTCTATGCAGCTATCTCTGACCTTTGGCCAGACATAGAAATGATATTCAGCTTTGATTCATTAGCTTCTGTGAAGACTCTTGTCCTCTCAACGCTCAAGAAACTCAAGGACTCTATCCAGACGTGTCTCAAGGAGTTCGAGACAACGATACATAAAGATTCTTCTAAAGAACTTTCCCCTGAAGGAGGGGTTCACAAGCTGACTCGGACAACGATGAGTTTCATATCATCGTTGTCCGAATACAGCCGTGTGTTGTCTGAGATTCTCGCAGAGAATCCTCTTAAGAAAAACTCTCGCTTGCTAGAATCTTACTTCACGGCTCCCATCTTGGAAGATGAACACGTCAACAACCAAGTCTGCTCCGTCCATATTGCTTGGCTCATACTTGTTTTCCTATGCAAGCTAGACACCAAAGCAGAGAGTTACAATGATGTGTCTCTCTCTTACATCTTCCTTGTGAACAACCTTCAGTTTGTTATTGATACAGTTCGTTCAAGTCAACTCAAGAACCTCATAGGAGACGATTGGCTCACCAAGCACGAGGCAAAACTAAAAAGCTATGCTGAAAAGTACGAGAAAGCAGCTTGGACTAATGTTTTTGTATCACTACCTGCGAAAACAAGTGCCAAGCTATCACCAGAGGAGGCCACTACATGTTTCAAGAGGTTTCATGCAGCATTCGCAGGAGCATACTTGAAACAATCATCATGTATTATAGTGGATGCTAGGCTTAGGGACGAGCTTAAGGTTTCTATAGCGAGGAAACTTGTACCGGAGTACAGAGAGTTTTACGAGAAGTACTTGCCAATGCTGAGGCAGGACAGAAACATAGAGATGTTGGTGTGTTTTAAGCCTGATAACTTGGAGAATTATCTCTCGGATCTTTTCCATGGAACACCAATGCTCAGTGGCTCTTCTCATTCTGCTGCTTCTGCTTCTGCTTCTTTGTCTTCTCCATCTTGTTTCTCAATTAGATGTGTAAAACACTAA
- the LOC106340832 gene encoding exocyst complex component EXO70A1-like, translating into MVKMAKSVTFSTSSSTSNLSSHPSFTSLASFNSLPASPLNQPFSQSMMEEALESAELIIKKWDPNSQSYTKIISLFRHSRKQAKEFIRCVRDLRRAMHFLVSQDSKSDKLVLAQNLMQIGMSTLEKEFFQILSSNRDHLDPDSASVQSTISSNSEFEVYMEYDEDDDDELKKAGESISQVEKASALVMSDLKVIAETMISCGYGKECIKSYKLIRKSIVDEGLHLLGIEKVKTSHFQKMDWHVLEHMIKNWIKAAKIGVTTLFRGEMLLCDHVFSASVTIGQSCFNQIAKEAGLNLFMLPELVANKEKKQHHHERIFKMMDLYAAISDLWPDIQMIFSFDSLASVKTLVLSTLKKLKDSIHTCLKEFETMTHKDSSKELSPEGGVHKLTRTTMSFISSLSEYSRVLSEILTEHPTNTRLLESYFTAPILEDEHVNNHACSVHLAWLILVFLCKLDTKAESYNDVSLSYIFLVNNMQFVADTVRSSHLKNLLGDDWLTKHEAKLKSYAEKYEKAAWSNILVSLPAKTSAKLSPEEATTCFKRFHAAFAGAYLKQSSCVIVDAKLRDELKVSIARKFVPEYREFYEKYLPMLRQDRNIEMLVSFKPDNLENYLSDLFHGTPMLSGSSHSASSSLSSTSCFSIGCVKN; encoded by the coding sequence ATGGTGAAAATGGCTAAATCTGTTACCTTCTCAACCTCTTCTTCTACATCAAACCTTTCATCTCATCCTTCTTTCACTTCTCTTGCTTCTTTCAATTCTCTTCCTGCTTCTCCACTCAACCAGCCCTTTTCTCAGTCCATGATGGAGGAAGCCTTAGAGTCTGCAGAGTTAATCATCAAGAAGTGGGATCCTAACTCACAATCCTACACGAAGATCATCTCTCTGTTCAGACACAGCAGAAAACAAGCCAAAGAATTCATCAGATGCGTCCGTGACTTACGCAGAGCCATGCACTTTCTTGTCTCTCAAGACTCCAAATCTGACAAGCTTGTGCTTGCGCAGAACCTGATGCAGATTGGTATGTCCACGCTGGAGAAAGAGTTCTTCCAAATACTGTCTTCTAACCGAGACCATCTTGATCCTGATTCAGCCTCTGTTCAGTCCACAATATCTAGCAATTCAGAGTTCGAAGTTTATATGGAATATGATGAGGATGATGATGATGAGCTGAAGAAGGCTGGTGAATCCATCTCTCAGGTGGAGAAAGCCTCAGCTCTGGTGATGTCAGACTTAAAGGTCATAGCAGAGACCATGATCAGCTGTGGTTATGGTAAAGAGTGCATAAAAAGCTACAAGTTGATCAGAAAGTCTATTGTTGATGAAGGGCTACACTTGCTTGGGATTGAGAAGGTCAAGACCTCTCATTTTCAAAAGATGGACTGGCACGTGCTGGAGCATATGATCAAGAACTGGATCAAAGCTGCAAAGATTGGAGTCACAACACTCTTCAGAGGAGAGATGCTTCTCTGTGATCATGTCTTCTCTGCATCCGTTACAATAGGACAATCTTGCTTTAACCAGATAGCCAAGGAAGCAGGACTCAATCTCTTCATGTTGCCTGAGCTCGTAGCCAACAAGGAGAAAAAACAACACCACCATGAGAGGATCTTCAAGATGATGGATCTTTATGCAGCTATCTCTGACCTTTGGCCAGACATACAAATGATATTCAGCTTTGATTCGTTAGCTTCTGTGAAGACTCTTGTCCTCTCAACGCTCAAGAAACTCAAGGACTCTATCCACACGTGTCTCAAGGAGTTCGAGACGATGACACACAAGGATTCTTCTAAAGAACTTTCCCCTGAAGGAGGGGTTCACAAGCTGACTCGGACAACGATGAGTTTCATATCATCGTTGTCTGAATACAGCCGTGTATTGTCTGAGATCCTTACAGAGCATCCTACAAACACTCGCTTGCTAGAATCTTACTTCACGGCTCCTATCTTGGAAGATGAACATGTCAACAACCATGCATGCTCGGTCCATCTAGCTTGGCTCATACTGGTTTTTCTTTGCAAGCTAGACACCAAAGCAGAGAGTTACAATGATGTCTCTCTCTCTTACATCTTCCTTGTGAACAACATGCAGTTTGTGGCTGATACTGTTCGTTCTAGTCACCTCAAGAACCTTCTCGGTGACGATTGGCTCACAAAGCACGAGGCAAAACTCAAAAGCTATGCTGAAAAATACGAGAAAGCAGCTTGGAGCAATATTTTGGTATCTTTACCTGCGAAGACAAGTGCCAAGCTATCACCAGAGGAGGCCACTACATGTTTCAAGAGGTTTCACGCAGCATTCGCCGGAGCATACTTGAAACAATCATCATGTGTTATAGTGGATGCTAAGCTTAGGGACGAGCTTAAGGTTTCTATAGCGAGGAAATTTGTACCGGAGTACAGAGAGTTTTACGAGAAGTACTTGCCAATGCTGAGGCAGGACAGAAACATAGAGATGTTGGTGAGTTTTAAGCCTGATAACTTGGAGAATTATCTCTCAGATCTTTTCCATGGAACACCAATGCTCAGTGGCTCTTCTCATTCTGCTTCTTCTTCTTTGTCTTCTACATCTTGTTTCTCAATTGGATGTGTAAAAAACTAA